A section of the Citrus sinensis cultivar Valencia sweet orange chromosome 8, DVS_A1.0, whole genome shotgun sequence genome encodes:
- the LOC102625849 gene encoding stemmadenine O-acetyltransferase-like: protein MKITVETISREMIKPSTPTPNHLRHYHFSYLDQTAPPLYMSLLYFYHLDDHKLVSNNNHLFINSLKSSLSNVLTKYYPLAGRVKNSYVDCNDEGVVFSEAKVSCLLSEIINELPSEFNKLRPFDQEKDVVSINGLPIAIQVNMFNCGSVAIAVMISHKIADASSLITFTKNWAAAARGGSENVFPEFAAARLFPPKDAGGSSGVSVDPRPKKIVLKKFLFEGPKITALRDKYGLDNGIYPTRVEALSAFIWSRLAASTRIKISPERPYMLVHLVNLRKRMEPPLPDDSFGNIIGAAVTVLEENDDDDRMVNKFRDAICKVDKDYLKVMKLEHSELTDLVITNGEIVDRGELGYCFFSSLCKFPVYEADFGLGKPMWVAWGRLPYKNIIHLIDTKSGDGIEAWVHLEEEVMAKFGNDQELLAYVSP, encoded by the coding sequence atgaaaatcactGTCGAAACAATCTCTAGAGAAATGATCAAACCATCAACCCCAACCCCAAATCACCTTCGCCATTACCACTTTTCCTATCTTGATCAAACCGCTCCGCCATTATATATGTCTTTGCTGTACTTCTATCATCTTGATGATCACAAACTTGTTAGCAACAACAACCACCTATTCATTAACTCTCTTAAATCATCATTGTCCAATGTGCTAACCAAGTACTATCCTTTAGCCGGACGCGTCAAGAACAGCTATGTAGATTGCAACGATGAGGGAGTCGTTTTCTCGGAGGCTAAAGTCAGCTGCCTACTTTCAGAAATCATCAACGAACTTCCAAGTGAGTTCAACAAACTTCGCCCATTTGATCAGGAAAAAGACGTTGTCAGTATCAATGGTTTACCCATTGCCATTCAAGTTAACATGTTTAACTGTGGCAGTGTTGCTATTGCTGTGATGATTTCTCACAAGATAGCAGATGCTTCGTCTTTGATTACGTTTACCAAAAACTGGGCTGCTGCTGCTCGTGGCGGGAGTGAAAATGTTTTTCCAGAATTTGCGGCCGCCAGGCTCTTTCCCCCCAAGGATGCAGGTGGCAGCTCAGGCGTGAGTGTCGATCCTAGGCCAAAGAAAATTGTGCTGAAGAAATTTCTGTTTGAGGGGCCTAAGATAACTGCTCTTAGAGACAAATATGGGTTAGACAACGGGATATACCCAACCCGTGTTGAGGCATTGTCAGCTTTTATATGGAGTCGTCTAGCGGCTTCTACTCGTATCAAGATTAGTCCTGAAAGACCTTATATGCTGGTCCATCTAGTGAATTTGCGTAAGAGGATGGAACCACCGCTGCCGGACGATTCTTTTGGGAATATTATTGGAGCTGCTGTAACAGttttagaagaaaatgatgatgatgatcgaATGGTAAACAAGTTCAGAGACGCTATATGCAAAGTAGATAAGGATTATCTGAAAGTAATGAAGCTTGAACACTCAGAACTCACCGACTTAGTCATAACGAATGGTGAAATAGTTGACAGAGGAGAATTGGGTTATTGCTTCTTCTCAAGTTTATGTAAGTTTCCTGTATACGAAGCAGATTTTGGGTTGGGGAAGCCTATGTGGGTTGCTTGGGGTCGTTTGCCTTATAAGAATATAATTCATTTGATTGACACCAAATCTGGAGATGGAATTGAGGCATGGGTTCACTTGGAGGAAGAAGTTATGGCCAAATTTGGAAATGACCAGGAGCTACTTGCTTATGTTTCCCCTTAG
- the LOC127899399 gene encoding secreted RxLR effector protein 161-like, with protein sequence MGEDFTNATQYRKAIGGLQYAVLTRPEIAYAVNKLSQFMANPLQPHWLTCKRVLRYLKETIDYGLTFKRSDSLDLVMYTDADWGGDIDDRRSTSGYCVFLGENLINWSSKKQSIISKSSAESEYRAMALACSELTWICSILKELDIRLQSTPLLLSDSTSAVAIATNPVMHSKNKHIEIDIHFVRNRYSLCKRQS encoded by the coding sequence ATGGGTGAAGATTTTACAAATGCAACTCAATACAGGAAAGCTATTGGAGGATTACAGTATGCAGTGTTAACAAGACCTGAAATTGCATATGCTGTAAACAAGCTAAGTCAATTCATGGCTAACCCTTTACAACCTCACTGGCTTACTTGCAAACGAGTACTAAGGTATCTCAAGGAAACTATAGATTATGGCTTAACCTTCAAGAGATCTGATTCTCTGGATCTTGTAATGTATACTGATGCAGATTGGGGTGGTGATATTGACGACAGAAGATCAACTAGTGGCTACTGTGTTTTTCTGGGTGAAAACTTAATCAACTGGAGTTCAAAGAAGCAGAGcataatatcaaaatcatcagCAGAGTCAGAATACAGagctatggcattggcttgttcAGAATTGACTTGGATCTGCTCAATTCTTAAGGAACTAGACATCAGACTTCAGAGTACTCCACTACTGCTAAGTGACAGCACAAGTGCAGTTGCTATAGCTACAAATCCAGTAATGCATTCTAAGAATAAACACATTGAAATAGATATTCACTTTGTAAGAAATAGATATTCACTTTGTAAGAGACAAAGTTGA
- the LOC102624961 gene encoding uncharacterized protein LOC102624961 has product MLLKLIDLHLNRPLAVSTCQNGVVVEGSGNTKTTNLAQPGATVHGGFGGREVSLGYLRPMGAFPSVGCGKGHWVAAGDGGSEGYAAGGGSLGLGIGASALEWGTQDSGVDGLGDLAAFGGETRPGQAEFWVGQGCCGPGQARFGPGQGDFGSGQVVFRGRWPGRGVICKKGSGYDRNAVGRGISAQYGAGQGEF; this is encoded by the coding sequence ATGTTGTTGAAATTGATAGATCTCCACCTCAACCGACCATTGGCAGTATCAACATGCCAAAACGGTGTGGTGGTAGAAGGATCGGGCAACACGAAAACCACCAATCTTGCACAGCCAGGGGCAACAGTTCACGGCGGATTTGGTGGCAGGGAGGTTAGCCTAGGGTACTTACGGCCTATGGGAGCCTTTCCTAGTGTTGGGTGTGGCAAAGGACACTGGGTTGCGGCAGGGGACGGTGGATCTGAGGGTTACGCGGCTGGAGGAGGTAGTTTAGGGTTGGGAATCGGTGCTTCGGCATTGGAATGGGGCACGCAAGATTCGGGGGTGGACGGGCTTGGCGACTTGGCGGCATTTGGGGGTGAGACACGGCCTGGGCAGGCCGAATTTTGGGTTGGGCAGGGCTGCTGTGGGCCAGGGCAGGCTCGATTTGGGCCTGGGCAGGGCGATTTTGGGTCTGGACAGGTCGTATTTAGGGGCAGATGGCCAGGAAGAGGGGTTATCTGCAAGAAAGGAAGCGGTTATGACAGGAATGCAGTTGGGCGAGGGATTTCAGCCCAATATGGGGCTGGGCAAGGAGAATTTTAG
- the LOC127899453 gene encoding uncharacterized protein LOC127899453, with protein MEEIQHKLHKHFPSLPQNALRKIYKARCERLRLLMINGIPSDIRWLIEAKVRLADCKSLGMVSDTREDKIKFVKDGMSKESLDDILRSLETHRSGIVQREIYNLWILFQKQSAQLSLGNLTQKDPVCQFIRKLDGKPILDP; from the exons atggaagaaatacaacataaactccataagcattttccctctctccctcagaatgccctcaggaaaatttacaaagctcgttgtgaacgactgcgtttgttaatgatcaatggcattccttctgacattcgttggttaattgaagcaaaggtccgattagcag attgtaaatctttaggaatggtttctgatactcgtgaagataaaattaaattcgttaaagatggcatgagtaaagaatcgttggatgatatcttacgatctcttgagacgCATCGAAGCGGAATTGTGCAACGTGAGATTTACAATTTGTGGATACTATTCCAAAAACAAAGTGCACAGTTaagtcttgggaatctgactcaaaaagaccctgtttgccagtttataagaaaactggatgggaagccgatcctcgacccatag